A stretch of the Erinaceus europaeus chromosome 23, mEriEur2.1, whole genome shotgun sequence genome encodes the following:
- the LOC132535666 gene encoding dehydrodolichyl diphosphate synthase complex subunit NUS1-like: MLAVERGSGAGTTRRCSYGPRRQQDRVISQRAAGVGGKSRGRRGSMTGLYELVWRVLHALPCLHRTLTSWIRVRLGTWNWIWRRCCSAASAAVLAPLGFTLRKSLAAGRNRRHHRQPRGGLGRAAAHPRLRWRADGRSLEKLPLHMGLVITEEEPEPSFSDIASLVVWCMAVGISYISV; this comes from the coding sequence ATGTTGGCAGTAGAAAGGGGTTCGGGCGCGGGGACCACGCGGAGGTGCAGCTATGGCCCGCGCCGGCAGCAGGACCGTGTAATAAGCCAGCGCGCCGCGGGTGTGGGGGGAAAGAGTAGAGGGCGCCGCGGGAGTATGACGGGGCTGTATGAGCTGGTGTGGCGGGTGCTGCATGCTCTGCCCTGTCTGCACCGCACGCTCACCTCCTGGATCCGCGTTCGGCTGGGCACCTGGAACTGGATCTGGAGGCGCTGCTGCAGCGCCGCCTCTGCCGCGGTCCTAGCGCCCCTCGGCTTCACGCTCCGCAAGTCCCTGGCTGCGGGCAGGAACCGCCGGCACCACCGGCAGCCGCGCGGCGGACTCGGCCGGGCCGCCGCCCACCCCCGGCTGCGCTGGCGCGCGGATGGCCGTTCCCTGGAGAAGCTGCCTTTGCACATGGGCCTGGTGATCACCGAGGAGGAGCCGGAGCCCAGCTTCTCGGACATCGCCAGCCTCGTGGTTTGGTGTATGGCCGTGGGCATCTCCTACATTAGCGTCTAA
- the LOC103123666 gene encoding zinc finger protein 709-like — translation MAVFQPSCCLWTVEEEPLVEDPEATNTDNASYPSAFPPPASLQQQEADCQDTVNCEDVIVTFTPDEWALLHTSEKKLYGDVMGETFGNLVSIGTLWEDHAIRDHYNNQGRKQRYIVEIIWEGKEGNKDGENPYEYKVCSDAFSFPSVLQTHQRIQRIHTGEKPYGCEICRKSFSSSSYLQIHNRTHSGERPYVCKICTKAFIRSSALRMHLRTHSGERPYSCKICGKAFIRSSSLQMHVRTHSGEKPYICKLCSKAFTRSSSLQVHLRSHSGEKPYTCRICSKAFIRSSSLQIHERTHTGEKPYECKICSKAFNCSGNLQIHERTHTGEKPYECRVCRKAFSQCSHLQIHERTHSGKKPYECKLCSKTFHYSSSLQIHERVHSGERPYVCKICSKAFISASYLQAHEKTHSGVKHHECKICSKTFASNSYLQTHERMHYGEKPYECKICSKAFSSASYLQTHEKMHSGDKPFECKLCSKSFVHYSSLHTHERTHSGEKPFPCKICNKAFRSTSNLHAHERRHSGERPYKCIICSKSFGSFSHLQRHNKTHSSEKPY, via the exons atggcAGTTTTTCAG cCAAGCTGCTGCCTCTGGACTGTGGAGGAAGAGCCCCTCGTTGAGGATCCTGAAGCTACAAACACAGACAATGCTTCATACCCTTCTGCTTTCCCTCCTCCAGCTTCTCTGCAGCAGCAAGAGGCCGACTGTCAG GACACAGTCAACTGTGAAGACGTCATTGTGACCTTCACTCCTGACGAGTGGGCATTGCTACATACTTCCGAGAAGAAACTCTATGGAGATGTGATGGGGGAGACCTTCGGGAATCTGGTCTCCATAG GAACATTATGGGAGGATCATGCCATCAGAGACCACTACAACAAccaaggaaggaaacagag ATACATAGTAGAGATAATCTGGGAAGgcaaggaaggaaataaagatggagagaacCCCTATGAATATAAAGTATGTAGCGATGCATTCAGTTTTCCCAGTGTTCTTCAGACCCATCAAAGAATTCAAAGaattcacactggagagaaaccgTACGGATGTGAAATATGCCGCAAATCATTCAGTTCTTCCAGTTACCTTCAGATTCACAATAGGACCCATAGCGGAGAGAGACCATACGTATGTAAAATATGTACAAAAGCATTCATTCGCTCCAGTGCTCTCCGGATGCATTTAAGGACCCACAGCGGAGAGAGACCTTACTCCTGTAAGATATGCGGTAAAGCATTCATCCGTTCTAGTTCTCTGCAGATGCACGtgagaactcacagtggagaaaaGCCCTATATCTGTAAACTCTGTAGTAAAGCATTCACTCGGTCCAGCTCTCTGCAGGTACACCTGAgaagtcacagtggagagaaaccgtaCACATGCAGGATCTGTAGCAAAGCCTTCATTCGTTCCAGTTCTCTCCAGATACACGAAAGAACGCACACTGGGGAGAAACCTTACGAGTGTAAAATATGCAGCAAGGCGTTTAATTGTTCCGGGAACCTCCAGATACACGAAAGAACCCACACGGGCGAGAAGCCCTACGAGTGCAGGGTGTGTAGGAAAGCGTTCAGTCAGTGCAGTCACCTGCAGATCCATGAAAGGACacacagtggaaagaaaccctATGAGTGTAAGCTATGCAGTAAGACATTCCATTACTCCAGCTCCCTGCAGATACACGAAAGGGTGCACAGCGGAGAGAGGCCTTACGTCTGTAAGATATGTAGCAAGGCTTTCATCTCCGCCAGTTACCTTCAGGCACACGAGAAAACACACAGTGGCGTGAAGCACCACGAATGCAAGATCTGCAGCAAAACATTTGCTTCCAACAGTTACCTGCAGACCCACGAGCGTATGCACTatggagagaaaccctacgaGTGTAAGATATGTAGCAAGGCGTTCAGTTCTGCTAGCTATCTCCAAACACACGAGAAAATGCACAGCGGGGACAAACCCTTTGAATGTAAACTGTGTAGCAAATCCTTTGTTCACTACAGTTCCCTTCACACACACGAGAGAACTCATAGCGGCGAGAAACCCTTCCCATGTAAGATATGCAATAAGGCATTCCGTTCCACCAGTAACCTTCACGCACACGAAAGAAGGCACAGCGGAGAGAGACCCTATAAGTGCATAATATGCAGTAAGTCCTTCGGTTCTTTCAGTCATCTTCAGAGACACAACAAAACCCACAGTTCAGAGAAACCCTACTAA